One Phaseolus vulgaris cultivar G19833 chromosome 2, P. vulgaris v2.0, whole genome shotgun sequence DNA window includes the following coding sequences:
- the LOC137810150 gene encoding nuclear pore complex protein NUP58 isoform X2 produces the protein MSFSLFATPQQQQQPQPQQSPFQPQQTSLFLPQSQQQQFQPQQQQQQPQQAQQQLFLFTNDRTPASYSTNWADLHPDSQKILLQIEERILEYRDESQRLDQCSRLYDSSVSNDGFELDAGHIVQELGGISTGMERQKTLLQELMSNVKDMLRNTEVAVRSFMILRPRFHHPSGGSSSATAPSQTPGVTMAPGSSGQPINASIVPVFDFYSGLPKKPSPFLQQTILRFEKYLGECHQWIEELEQLLLLDSERNASSNGSSSLQSLPKVMTNVHDFFVHVAAKVESIHQYIESMKSSYLADQRRRGEVNDPFLEADRRETARQEAASKRVHPTLHLPANPQPSTQVAGLFSSSGTQAVLPAPQTSAATSSLSSGSGFSLFSTPASAPSSSMLSSLFTTPTPAPVPQTSLFGSATSVPGPASTPSLFGNTTPLFSTTPATNSLFSTPFGSGAATGSGASFGPGSVK, from the exons ATGTCATTTTCGTTGTTCGCCACGCCGCAGCAGCAACAACAACCGCAACCGCAGCAATCTCCTTTTCAACCCCAACAAACTAGTTTGTTCCTTCCGCAGTCGCAGCAGCAGCAGTTTCAACCACAACAACAGCAGCAGCAGCCGCAGCAGGCGCAACAGCAGTTGTTTTTGTTCACTAACGATAGAACACCCGCTAGTTATAGTACAAATTGGGCGGATCTACATCCTGACTCCCAGAAGATTCTCCTTCAGATTGA GGAGCGGATATTGGAGTATAGAGATGAAAGTCAGAGACTAGATCAGTGTAGTCGTCTTTATGATTCTTCCGTCTCCAACGATGGCTTTGAGCTTGACGCGGGCCATATTGTTCAG GAACTTGGTGGAATTAGCACTGGTATGGAACGACAGAAAACTTTGCTACAGGAACTGATGTCCAATGTTAAGGATATGCTACGCAACACAGAGGTTGCTGTTCGTTCCTTTATGATACTACGCCCCAGGTTCCATCATCCCAGTGGGGGTTCATCAAGTGCCACTGCCCCATCACAGACTCCTGGAGTGACTATGGCACCTGGCTCGAGCGGCCAACCTATAAATGCATCCATAGTGCCTGTTTTTGACTTCTACAGTGGTCTTCCAAAGAAACCATCTCCTTTTTTACAGCAAACAATTTTAAGATTTGAGAAGTATCTTGGCGAGTGCCATCAGTGGATTGAAGAGTTGGAGCAGCTGCTTCTCTTGGACTCTGAGAGAAATGCTTCCAGTAACGGATCCTCATCATTGCAATCTCTTCCCAAGGTCATGACAAATGTGCATGACTTTTTTGTTCATGTGGCTGCGAAG GTGGAGAGCATTCATCAGTACATTGAATCTATGAAATCATCATACCTAGCTGATCAGCGTCGCCGGGGGGAGGTGAATGACCCATTTTTGGAGGCAGATCGGCGAGAAACTGCAAGACAAGAAGCTGCCTCAAAAAGAGTTCATCCAACATTGCATTTACCTGCAAATCCACAGCCCTCAACTCAAGTTGCTGGATTGTTTTCCAGTTCAGGGACTCAAGCAGTATTGCCTGCCCCACAGACATCTGCAGCAACTTCATCTTTGTCATCAGGAAGTGGATTCTCTCTTTTTAGTACACCGGCTTCTGCTCCATCCTCTTCTATGTTGTCATCTCTGTTTACGACGCCAACTCCTGCTCCAGTACCTCAAACCTCACTTTTTGGTTCTGCAACATCTGTACCTGGCCCTGCATCAACTCCCTCTCTGTTTGGTAATACCACTCCATTGTTTAGTACGACCCCAGCTACAAATTCACTCTTTTCAACTCCATTTGGTTCAG GCGCTGCAACAGGATCTGGGGCTAGCTTTGGACCTGGATcggtaaaataa
- the LOC137810150 gene encoding nuclear pore complex protein NUP58 isoform X1 — MSFSLFATPQQQQQPQPQQSPFQPQQTSLFLPQSQQQQFQPQQQQQQPQQAQQQLFLFTNDRTPASYSTNWADLHPDSQKILLQIEERILEYRDESQRLDQCSRLYDSSVSNDGFELDAGHIVQELGGISTGMERQKTLLQELMSNVKDMLRNTEVAVRSFMILRPRFHHPSGGSSSATAPSQTPGVTMAPGSSGQPINASIVPVFDFYSGLPKKPSPFLQQTILRFEKYLGECHQWIEELEQLLLLDSERNASSNGSSSLQSLPKVMTNVHDFFVHVAAKVESIHQYIESMKSSYLADQRRRGEVNDPFLEADRRETARQEAASKRVHPTLHLPANPQPSTQVAGLFSSSGTQAVLPAPQTSAATSSLSSGSGFSLFSTPASAPSSSMLSSLFTTPTPAPVPQTSLFGSATSVPGPASTPSLFGNTTPLFSTTPATNSLFSTPFGSGAATGSGASFGPGSKNPRAKSRTARR, encoded by the exons ATGTCATTTTCGTTGTTCGCCACGCCGCAGCAGCAACAACAACCGCAACCGCAGCAATCTCCTTTTCAACCCCAACAAACTAGTTTGTTCCTTCCGCAGTCGCAGCAGCAGCAGTTTCAACCACAACAACAGCAGCAGCAGCCGCAGCAGGCGCAACAGCAGTTGTTTTTGTTCACTAACGATAGAACACCCGCTAGTTATAGTACAAATTGGGCGGATCTACATCCTGACTCCCAGAAGATTCTCCTTCAGATTGA GGAGCGGATATTGGAGTATAGAGATGAAAGTCAGAGACTAGATCAGTGTAGTCGTCTTTATGATTCTTCCGTCTCCAACGATGGCTTTGAGCTTGACGCGGGCCATATTGTTCAG GAACTTGGTGGAATTAGCACTGGTATGGAACGACAGAAAACTTTGCTACAGGAACTGATGTCCAATGTTAAGGATATGCTACGCAACACAGAGGTTGCTGTTCGTTCCTTTATGATACTACGCCCCAGGTTCCATCATCCCAGTGGGGGTTCATCAAGTGCCACTGCCCCATCACAGACTCCTGGAGTGACTATGGCACCTGGCTCGAGCGGCCAACCTATAAATGCATCCATAGTGCCTGTTTTTGACTTCTACAGTGGTCTTCCAAAGAAACCATCTCCTTTTTTACAGCAAACAATTTTAAGATTTGAGAAGTATCTTGGCGAGTGCCATCAGTGGATTGAAGAGTTGGAGCAGCTGCTTCTCTTGGACTCTGAGAGAAATGCTTCCAGTAACGGATCCTCATCATTGCAATCTCTTCCCAAGGTCATGACAAATGTGCATGACTTTTTTGTTCATGTGGCTGCGAAG GTGGAGAGCATTCATCAGTACATTGAATCTATGAAATCATCATACCTAGCTGATCAGCGTCGCCGGGGGGAGGTGAATGACCCATTTTTGGAGGCAGATCGGCGAGAAACTGCAAGACAAGAAGCTGCCTCAAAAAGAGTTCATCCAACATTGCATTTACCTGCAAATCCACAGCCCTCAACTCAAGTTGCTGGATTGTTTTCCAGTTCAGGGACTCAAGCAGTATTGCCTGCCCCACAGACATCTGCAGCAACTTCATCTTTGTCATCAGGAAGTGGATTCTCTCTTTTTAGTACACCGGCTTCTGCTCCATCCTCTTCTATGTTGTCATCTCTGTTTACGACGCCAACTCCTGCTCCAGTACCTCAAACCTCACTTTTTGGTTCTGCAACATCTGTACCTGGCCCTGCATCAACTCCCTCTCTGTTTGGTAATACCACTCCATTGTTTAGTACGACCCCAGCTACAAATTCACTCTTTTCAACTCCATTTGGTTCAG GCGCTGCAACAGGATCTGGGGCTAGCTTTGGACCTGGATcg AAAAATCCACGGGCGAAATCCAGAACTGCTCGACGCTGA
- the LOC137810149 gene encoding LOW QUALITY PROTEIN: pentatricopeptide repeat-containing protein At3g50420-like (The sequence of the model RefSeq protein was modified relative to this genomic sequence to represent the inferred CDS: substituted 1 base at 1 genomic stop codon), protein MKGRMSENERKQKRFVLVHGLGHGGWCWYKLKPVLESAGHKVTVLDLAASGIKPEKIEDIHTFSHYSKPLLDLLASLAPTETIVLVGHSFGGMTIALAMDKFPEKISFAVFLAAFVPDTHHKPSYVLEQFCDRYPISEWMDCEVSKNGSKTTTLFGTKFLSTAVYQFCSTEDLELAKTLVRKGSLFLEELSEAQNFSKEGYGSASCAYIVCSEDLTIPKEYQQWMIQNAGIGIVREINGADHMPMLSKTKDLCSTLLEIADNXPHLILILLCYMNKVCFCVAEGHALSLLQKCTTTTSLREARQLHALILTTSTVFNPQSPFVYNNILSMYARCGSLTDSHLVFDKMPRRTIVSYNALLAAYSRASSNHAISALGLYIQMETKGLMPSSMTFTSLLQASSLLQHWWFGSSLHAKGFKLGLNDICVQTSLLNMYSTCGDLSSADLVFGEMVDRDDVAWNSLIVGYLKNNKTKEGFWLFIAMMRVGFVPTQYTYCMVLNACSHLKDYRSGTLIHAHVIVRNVPLDLHLQNALVDMYCNVGNTRTAYKIFRRMEYPDLVSWNSMIAGYSENEDGEKAMNLFVQLREMCFPKPDDYTYASIISATGAFPSSSYGKSLHAEVIKMGFERSIFVGSTLVSMYFQNHESEAAQQVFHSISVKDVILWTEMITGYSKTTDGIRAIRCFSEMVHESHEVDDYVLSGVFSACADIALLRQGEIIHCYAVKVGYDVEMSVSGSLIDMYAKNGSLEAAYFVFSQVSDPDLKCWNSMLGGYSHHGLVEEALKLFEEILKQGLVPDQVTFLTLLSGCSHRKLVEQGKFLWNYMNRIGLIPGPKHYSCMVTLLSRAALLEEAEEIINKSPYIEDNLELWRTLLSACVINKNFKVGIHAADEVLRLKAEDGPTLVLLSNLYAAASRWDKVAEIRRNMRGLMLEKDPGLSWIEAKNDIHVFSSGDHSHPKADEVQAELHRLKGNMIRTGNDDRET, encoded by the exons ATGAAAGGCAGAATGAGTGAGAATGAGAGGAAGCAAAAGCGCTTTGTCTTGGTGCATGGTCTTGGCCATGGTGGCTGGTGCTGGTACAAGCTGAAGCCAGTTTTAGAATCAGCTGGCCACAAAGTCACAGTCCTTGACCTTGCAGCTTCAGGCATCAAACCAGAGAAAATAGAAGACATCCACACTTTTTCTCACTATTCCAAACCTTTATTGGATCTTTTGGCGTCTCTTGCTCCTACGGAAACAATCGTCCTGGTGGGACATAGCTTTGGAGGGATGACCATAGCCCTTGCAATGGACAAATTTCCAGAAAAAATATCTTTCGCAGTTTTTCTCGCAGCTTTTGTTCCTGATACCCACCACAAACCCTCCTATGTCTTAGAACAG TTCTGTGATAGATACCCAATTAGTGAATGGATGGACTGCGAGGTCTCGAAAAATGGAAGCAAAACGACGACGCTTTTTGGTACCAAGTTTCTGTCCACTGCGGTGTATCAATTCTGCTCCACTGAG GATCTGGAATTGGCCAAGACTCTGGTAAGAAAAGGGTCACTGTTTCTTGAAGAACTTTCTGAGGCACAGAATTTCTCCAAAGAGGGTTATGGGTCTGCTTCATGTGCCTATATTGTCTGCAGTGAGGACTTGACAATTCCAAAAGAGTATCAACAATGGATGATCCAAAATGCTGGAATTGGTATTGTGAGGGAGATCAATGGAGCAGATCACATGCCTATGCTTAGCAAAACCAAGGATCTGTGTTCAACTCTCCTAGAGATTGCTGATAATTAACCGCACTTAATTCTAATCTTGTTATG TTACATGAACAAAGTATGTTTTTGTGTAGCAGAGGGTCATGCTCTGTCTCTTCTTCAAAAatgcaccaccaccacctcaCTGCGAGAGGCGCGTCAGCTCCACGCCCTCATATTAACTACTTCCACTGTCTTCAACCCCCAATCTCCGTTTGTGTACAACAACATCCTCTCTATGTACGCACGGTGTGGTTCGCTCACAGATTCTCACCTCGTGTTCGACAAAATGCCTCGCAGAACTATTGTTTCCTACAATGCACTTCTTGCCGCCTACTCTCGAGCATCATCAAACCATGCCATTTCTGCTCTTGGACTGTATATCCAGATGGAAACTAAGGGCCTTATGCCCTCTAGCATGACTTTTACTAGCTTACTGCAAGCATCTTCCTTGCTGCAGCATTGGTGGTTTGGATCATCGCTTCATGCCAAGGGTTTCAAGTTGGGTTTGAATGATATTTGTGTCCAAACTTCTTTGCTTAATATGTACTCGACTTGCGGGGATTTGAGTTCAGCTGACTTGGTTTTTGGGGAAATGGTTGATAGAGATGATGTTGCTTGGAATTCTCTCATTGTGGGATATCTGAAGAATAATAAGACCAAGGAAGGTTTTTGGCTATTTATTGCAATGATGAGGGTTGGTTTTGTCCCAACCCAGTACACTTATTGTATGGTTTTGAATGCCTGTAGTCATCTGAAGGATTATCGCTCTGGGACATTGATTCATGCCCATGTGATTGTTAGGAATGTGCCACTGGATTTACATCTACAAAATGCCCTTGTTGACATGTACTGCAACGTTGGCAATACGCGAACGGCCTATAAGATTTTTAGGAGAATGGAATACCCGGATTTAGTTTCTTGGAATTCAATGATTGCTGGGTATTCTGAGAATGAGGATGGAGAGAAGGCCATGAATTTGTTTGTTCAGTTGCGAGAAATGTGTTTTCCTAAACCGGATGACTATACCTATGCTAGCATTATATCTGCAACTGGCGCATTCCCATCTTCCAGTTATGGAAAATCTCTTCATGCTGAAGTTATTAAAATGGGATTTGAGAGAAGCATATTTGTAGGAAGCACTCTAGTGTCTATGTATTTCCAAAATCATGAAAGTGAAGCTGCTCAGCAAGTATTTCATTCAATCTCAGTGAAGGATGTTATTCTCTGGACTGAAATGATCACTGGTTATTCTAAAACGACTGATGGAATTAGGGCAATTAGATGCTTTTCCGAAATGGTTCATGAATCCCATGAGGTTGATGACTATGTTCTCAGTGGAGTTTTTAGTGCATGTGCTGACATTGCACTTTTAAGACAAGGTGAAATAATTCATTGCTATGCTGTTAAAGTGGGTTATGATGTTGAAATGTCTGTTAGTGGGAGTCTAATTGATATGTATGCAAAAAATGGTAGCCTTGAAGCTGCATATTTCGTATTTTCCCAAGTTTCAGACCCAGATTTGAAGTGTTGGAACTCAATGCTTGGTGGATATAGTCATCATGGACTGGTCGAAGAGGCATTGAAACTTTTTGAGGAGATTCTCAAACAAGGTCTGGTTCCGGATCAAGTGACATTCTTGACTTTATTGTCTGGTTGCAGCCACCGTAAGTTGGTTGAGCAAGGAAAATTTCTCTGGAATTATATGAACCGCATTGGTTTGATTCCTGGGCCTAAGCACTACTCTTGCATGGTAACTTTGCTGAGTCGAGCAGCATTACTGGAAGAGGCGGAAGAAATTATCAACAAGTCACCTTATATTGAAGATAATCTAGAACTATGGAGAACTTTGTTGAGTGCTTgtgttataaataaaaattttaaagtgGGAATTCATGCAGCAGATGAAGTTTTGAGATTGAAAGCAGAAGATGGTCCAACGCTTGTTTTGCTTTCTAATCTTTATGCTGCTGCAAGTAGATGGGATAAAGTTGCAGAAATAAGAAGAAATATGAGAGGATTGATGCTGGAGAAAGATCCAGGGTTAAGTTGGATTGAGGCCAAGAATGACATTCATGTTTTCTCTTCCGGAGATCATTCACACCCCAAGGCAGATGAGGTGCAGGCTGAATTGCATAGGCTAAAAGGGAATATGATTAGAACAGGAAATGATGACAGAGAGACATAA